The nucleotide window AAAGAACTAAGGTCTCAACCAGAATTATCGCTATTGTTTTCATCTCTATCTCTTTCAGCTTTTTTTTCAGCTCTTTCATACTTCTCTACCTCTTTCAAAAGCTCCCTTATTCCAGAATATAATCCGGAAATTATTCCTAAAAACATCAGCAAAACCATCCATATCTGCTGGTCTGTAAAACTGTATATTAAATATCCTATCAAAAGACCAACAAATATA belongs to Petrotoga sibirica DSM 13575 and includes:
- a CDS encoding AtpZ/AtpI family protein, which codes for MKKYDLRSLSHLNMIIYFAVIVLSNIFVGLLIGYLIYSFTDQQIWMVLLMFLGIISGLYSGIRELLKEVEKYERAEKKAERDRDENNSDNSG